The window CCAAGATTGAACTTGGCAATGAGCTGCTTGCCGAGATTGCCGCGCGCGCCTTCGGCGAACAACGTGTACTTGGCGCGCAGCTCCATGCCACGCGTGAAATTGGCGTTCGGCTCACCGTTTTTGCCGATGCCCATGTCGCCGGTGGCGACTCCGGCCACCGCACCATTGTCGTCATAGAGCACTTCAGCCGCGGCAAAGCCGGGATAGATTTCGACGCCGAGGCCTTCGGCCTTGGTGCCGAGCCAACGGCAGACATCGCCCAGCGAGACAATGTAGTTGCCGTGATTACCCATCAGCGGCGGCATCATGAAATTAGGCAGGCGCAACGAGCCGCTATGGCCCATGAAATAGAAGCGGTCGTCCTTGACCTCGGTCTTGATCGGCGTCTCTTCCGAGCGCCAGTCCGGCAGCAAGGTGTCCAGCCCGGCCGGATCGATGACCGCCCCCGACAGGATGTGTGCGCCGACCTCCGAGCCCTTCTCGACGACCACGACCGACAGGTCGGCGTTGATCTGCTTGAGGCGGATGGCGGCGGCGAGGCCGGCGGGGCCGGCGCCGACAACGACAACATCAAATTCCATGGCCTCGCGGGCCGGAAGATCGCTCATCAAGGGCCTCCTGAAGGGGCAAATCGCACCAAATCCCGCGGCATTTACCCCGGAACGCAGTTCATAACGCTTCTATTGAACATTTTTGCACAGCGTGGGCAATCGGAAGAGCACCTTATTTCCCTGTGCTAGGATGTCGTCATGATCCCTGCATCCGACATAAACCCCCGGGACCTGATCGAGTTCTATCTCGAGGCCGGCGCCGACGCCTTTGTCGGCGAGGAGCCCGTCGACCGGTTTGCCGCCGTCGAAGCGCCGCCGGTGCCGAAAGCCGCCGAGCGGGCGCCAACCGTGCGGGAGGCCGCTCCCGTCGCAGCCGCTCCGGCGCGGACCGCCGCGCCACCGGCGCCCGACGAGGCCGCAATGGCGGCACGCGCTGCGGCCAAGAGCGCGGCCACCCTCGACGAATTGCGCGCCATCCTCGAAAGCTTCGACGGCTGCGCGCTGAAGGCGACAGCGACCCGCATGGTGTTCGCCGACGGCAATCCGCAGGCGCGCGTCATGCTGGTCGGCGAAGCGCCGGGCCGCGACGAGGATATCGAGGGCCTGCCCTTCGTCGGCCGCTCCGGCAAACTGCTGGACCAGATGCTGAAGGCGATCGGGCTCGACCGCACCTCGGTCTACATCGCCAACATCGTGCCGTGGCGGCCGCCCGGCAACCGCACACCGACACCGCAGGAATCCGCGATCTGCCTGCCCTTCGTCCTGCGCCAGATCGAGCTTGCCGATCCCGACATTCTTGTCTGCCTCGGCGGACCGTCGGCGCAGACCTTGCTCGATATCAAGGACGGCATCACCAAGACGCGCGGCCGCTGGTTCACCTTCAACACCGGCAAGCGCGACATCCGCGCCATTGCCACCTTCCATCCGGCATTCCTGTTGCGCTCGCCGCTGCAGAAGCGGTTCGCCTGGCGCGACATGCTCGCAATCAAGAAGGCGCTGGAAAGCTAGCCGTCAACGATACGCGACGAGGATCGCCCCCGCGGCAATCAGCGCGACGCCGAGCCAGTTGATGCCGCTCAAGCGTTCGCCAAGGAAGATGACGCCAAAGATCGCCACCAGCACCACGCTCAGTTTGTCGATAGGCGCCACCTTGGCCGCCTCGCCGATCTTGAGGGCGCGGAAATAACAGATCCATGACGCGCCGGTGGCAAGCCCTGACAGAACCAGAAAAACGTATGTGCGCGGCGACACACTGCCCGGCGACTGGAATTGACCGGTGGCGACAAGGATCAGCGCCAAGGTCATTAAAATGACGATGGTGCGGATGAATGTCGCGAAGTCGGAATTGACGTTTTCGACGCCAATCTTGGCGAAGATCGCCGTCAGTGCTGCGAATACGGCCGCCAGCGCCGCCCAGACCTGCCAGGATGACCAGATGCTCATCGCATTTCTCTATTGTTACATGCGTCATGACGGCGCATGTAACATCTAACCGTCCGCTATTCCGCGCCGAACACAGGACACATCGGACCGCGCAGGCCGGAACACCGTTAGATGCATAACTGAGCGCGCTGGATTCAGATATAGAGCTGACGTAAATTCAAGGTGTGGTCGCGCGTGGGGGCGGCCGCCGGGAGATCGCAAAATGGATGCCGATCCAGTCCTGCTCGCTCGCCTGCAATTCGCCTTCACCGTCGTCTTTCATATCATCTTTCCAAGCTTCACCATCGGTCTCTCGGCGTGGCTCGCCACGCTCGGCGGGCTGTGGGTTTACACCGGCGAGGAGCGCTATCAGCTGCTGATGCGCTTCTGGGTGAAGATCTTCGCCGTGTCGTTCGGCATGGGTGTCGTCTCCGGCATTGTGCTGTCCTATCAATTTGGCACCAACTGGAGCCGCTTCTCGGCTTTCTCGGGCGACGTCATCGGCCCGCTGCTTGGCTACGAAGTGCTGGCGGCCTTCTTCCTCGAGGCGACCTTCCTCGGCATTCTGCTGTTCGGCTTCAGCCGCGTGCCGCCGTGGCTCTACACGTTGTCGGCCGCCGTGGTGGCCTTCGGCACCATGAGCTCGGCGTTCTGGATTCTTGCCGCCAATAGCTGGATGCACACGCCCGTCGGCTATGCCGTGCAGAATGGCGTCGCGGTGCCGGTCGACTGGTTGCAGATCATCTTCAATCCGAGCTTCCCCTACCGTTTCGCGCATATGCTGAACGCGGCCTACCTCACGACAGCCTTTGTCGTGCTCGGCGTCGGCGCGCGGTTTTTGCTTGAGGGCCGCCATCTCAGTGAAGGCCGCACCATGCTGCGCATGGCCATCGGCCTCGCCGTCGTGCTTGCGCCGCTGCAACTCTTCATCGGCGACCAGCACGGCCTCAACACGCTCGAGCATCAGCCGATCAAGGTGGCGGCGATGGAGGGGCACTGGGACGGCTCCAAGCCCGCCGATTTCCACATCTTCGCCTGGCCGGACGAGAAGGCCGGGAAGAACCGCTTCGAGATTTCAATCCCGCGCGGCTCGTCGATCATTCTCACGCACAGCCTGGACGGCCTGATCCCCGGCCTGCTCAGCGTGCCGCCCGATCAGCGGCCGCCCGTGACCATCGTGTTCTTCGCTTTCCGCATCATGCTCGCGCTCGGCTTCTTTATGATCGCCGCGGCGCTGTACGGCGCTTTCCTATGGTGGCGCGGCACCCTGTTCGAGGCGCGCTGGTTCCTGCGCGTCGTCGCCAACACCTGGTGGGCCGGCTTTGTCGCCGTCATCGCCGGCTGGGTTGTTACCGAAAGCGGCCGCCAGCCTTGGCTCATCTACAACGTGATGCGCACCGCCGACGGCATCTCGCCGGTGCCCGGCGCTACTGTGCTCGGCACGCTGGCGCTGTTCATCGTCGCTTACGGCATCGTGTTCTCGTTCGGCATCTATTACATGAACCGGCTGATCAAACATGGCCCCGACTCCGGCGGCCACCACGACGCGCCGAACTTCTCGGGCAACCCGCTTGCCGCGGCGCAACCCGCCAACCGTGAGCACTGAGAAAGGAGACGCGCCATGGCCTCCATGGAAATGTATCTCCCGCTGATCTGGGCCGCGCTGATTGGCGTCTCGGTGGCGATGTACATCATTCTCGACGGCTTCGATCTCGGCATCGGTGTCTTGTTTCCTTTCACCAAAAGCGAAACCGAACGCGACCAGATGATGCGCACCATCGCGCCATTCTGGGACGGCAACGAAACCTGGCTGATCCTCGGCGGCGTCGGCCTGTTCGTCGCCTTCCCGCGCGCCTATGCGGCGATCATGCCGGCGCTCTACATCCCTGTCATTGTGATGCTGGTGGCGCTGGTGTTTCGCGGCGTTGCTTTCGAATTCCGTACCGTATCGCGCAGCAAGAGGGGCTGGAGCTTCTCCTTTGCGCTCGGCTCGACGATCGCCACCTTTGCGCAGGGCGTCATTCTCGGTGGCCTGGTGCAGGGCATCGAAGTGTCGAACCGCGAATTTTCCGGCGGGCCGTTCGACTGGGCGACGCCGTTTTCGTTCCTGTGCGGCGTGTCGCTGGTCGCCGGTTACGCGCTGCTCGGCACCACCTGGCTGCACATGAAGACCGACGGCGAAGTGGCCGCCCGCGCACAACGCCAGGCCAAGTACTGGCTGATCACAGTGCTGTTCTTCATGGCAGCGGTCAGTGTCTACACACCGATCGCCGAGCCGCGCATCGCGGCGCGCTGGTTCTCGCTACCGAACTTCTATTTCCTGTGGCCGGTGCCGACGATCACGGCGCTGGTGGCGTTTGCCTGCTGGCACTGGATCGAGCGCGACCGCGAAGTGCCGCCGTTTCTGGCGTCGATCGCGCTGTTCATGCTCGGCTATATCGGTCTGGTGATCTCGAACTATCCGTATCTGGTGCCGCCCTCACTGACGATCTGGGACACCGCCGCTTCCGCCAGCAGCCAGGTGTTCATGCTCATCGGCACGCTGTTCCTGCTGCCGATGGTGCTGGGCTACATCATTTTCGTGTACTGGCTGTTCCGCGGCAAAGTGCGCGAAGGCGAGAGCTATCACTAGCCCGTTTCGTCATTCCGGACGCCGCGATAGCGGCAATCCGGAATCCAGATACAAACTTTGAATGTGTTGCTGGATTCCGGGTTCTGGCCTTCGGCCAGCCCCGGAATGACATTATTGGGCCGGCGGGCGCAGCACGGCCCAGCCGATGCGAACCGGCGGCAGACGGCCCTGCACGGCGCGATCGAACTGACGCGGCAGTTCCGGCACCAGTCCGGGAAACTGCGTGCGCAGATCCTCCGGTACCGCGTTGTTGGCGGCTGCCGGCCAGACCAGAACGCCGCCATTGGCTGCGACATCATCGACGCTGACCCAGGGGCTGCGCTGCGGCGCCCAGGCAAAGAACACATGCGGCCGCCCCTGCGGACCTGCCGGCGCCATCATCGCGATCAAGGGCGCCAACCGTGCATCGCCGCTGACATATTGCAGCGGCTTGCCCGTGCGCCGCTGATAGGTCTCGGCGAAGAACTGCGCCTCGGCGCCGGACGGCTGCGCGAGTCGGTTGTCGCGCGCAAAGACCCATGGCACCACGAACAGGCTGATCGCGATCAGCAGTGGCGGCGCCACCAGCAAGGCCAGCCAGGACGATGACACCAGCCGCTCGCGATAAATGAGCACGCGGTCGCCGGCAGCCAGCACCACCGCCATGCCGGATAACAATACGAGCGGCGCGAGCACCGACCATGTCGTCAGCGAGCCGAACGATGACAGCAGCGCGGCCTGCGGCACACGCTCGCCGATCACCGCCAGCGCGATGACAACGAGCGCCGGCGCCAGCGCGAAGAAATAGACAAAGCCCCTGGCCGCGGGCTCCACCGGACTGCGATCGATCTCCGGCGCGCGCTCGTTGCGGCCACGGCCGAGGCCGCTCGACAGCACGGCGAGCAGCAGCAGGCCGAGATGCACGGCGATGAGCGCGCCGGCAAACCACAATGCGGACGAGCGGACAGCGCTGTCACGAAGCGTCGTCGCAACCACGGGATAAGACCTCACGAGCCAGGCGGCATGCGGAAATATGACGACCAGGAGCAACAGCAGCGCCAGCCACGGCTCGGGATAACGCAGCGCCGCGCGGCCGCGCCGCGTCAACGGCGTGAACAGGATGAGCAGAAGAACCAGAACGATGCCCGCATAATGCGTCAGCAGCAGCAGGCCGAGATCGACGCCGAGCAGAAACCAGCTGCCGCGTTTGCCTTCGCCGAGCGCGCGCCAGTAGTGCATCATGGCCAGCGCCCACAAGGGAATGGCGAGCACCGCCGGGCCGAAATCCGGGCTCGGGATGGTGAAGGCGGCAATGCCGGCCATCAGCAAAATGGCGAGCACCGCGTGGCGGGTGCCGACCAGCGAGCGGCCGAGCGTGAACACGGCCCATAATGCGACGACGATACAGACCTGCGACAAGGCGTAGAGCGCGAACGTGCCCCCGGCACGGAACACGATTTCGGCAAGCCAGAACGCCAGCGGCGGCCCGAGATAGCTGCCGAGAAGGAATTCATGACCGACGGCCAGTACCAGAGGGACGTCGCCAGGCGGCGATGAATAGAACAACGCGGGAATCAGCGTCCACAGCACGCCTTGGGACAGCGCCACGAACCAGAACACGACCTTGGGCCGGCCGCGCAGGAATTCGATGATCAGGGAGACGTGGTGCATGGCCTTGAGGCGGCGTGCCCTTTAAATCCCGTCCGCCAATCGCGGCTCGAGAACCAGAGGAATAGAGAACGCCGGCTAAAGTGGCAACACGGTCGCCAGCGCTTCCTGCGGTACATCCTCGATCGGCTGAGCCAACGCCTCGGACATCGCGGCTAGCCTTGCTGCCACCGGCGCGAAGAAACGACGGTGGTGCGGCGTCGGCCCCAGCTCTTTGAGCGCGCGGCGATGCTCAGGTACCGCGTAACCCATATGCCGCTCGAAGCCGTAACCTGGATAGGTCTCGGCAAGCCGCATCATGTAGCGGTCGCGCGTCACCTTGGCGACGATCGAGGCCGCCGCCACCGACAGGACCAGCGCGTCGCCCGAGACCACCGCTTCGCAATCGCAGCCGCAATCGATCTTCATATTGCCGTCCATGAAGACGAGTTTTGGCCGGACCGGCAGCGCCTTCACGGCGCGAGCCGAAGCCCAGAGCGAGGCGCGCAGGATATTGTCGCGATCAATGCGATCGACCGAGGCGAAGGCGACAGAGACCTGCGCGGTGGCACAGATTTTCTCGTAGAGCTTCTCACGCGCCTCGGCGTCGAGCTTCTTGGAATCGTTGAGCCCGCGCGGAATGCGGTCGGGATCGAGGATCACGGCGGCGGACACTACCGGCCCGGCCAGCGGTCCCCGCCCCGCCTCGTCACAGCCCGCCACCGGAAAGATGCCGGCCTTGAAGGCGCGGCGCTCGCGCCGGAACGTCGGCCGCAGGATCGGCTCGGCCAGCGGCAATCGCGCTTTGGCGGCGGATTTTAGCGCAGGTTTGGATTTCGCGGCGCGGGCCATGGGCCGATGGGTACGCCCGACTCGGGCGTCCATTCAACCCTATTCACATCCGCCGGTGAAAAACGGGGATTGGGGCCCGATCCGGACCGCCGTCAGAACAAACTCATCTGAGCGTCATCCGGCTTGGGGTGCCGGAAATGCTCGGTCGACAGCTTGCGCTTGGCGACATTGAGGCCGCGCTTCTCACAGGCCAGCTCAAAGCGGCGGCCAATGAGCCAGGCATAAGGCCCCTTGCCTTTCATGCGCGTGCCCCACTCGGAGTCGTAATCCTTGCCGCCGCGCATTTCGCGCACCAGCCTGAAGACGTGACCGGCACGATCCGGGTAATTGGCTTCGAGCCATTCGCGGAACAGGTCGCGTACCTCGAGCGGCAGGCGCAACATGACATAGCCCGCTTCCTTGACGCCGGCGGCCGCCGCGGCATCGAGGATACGTTCGATCTCCATATCGTTCAGCGCCGGGATGATCGGCGCCACCATGACGGTGGTCGGCACGCCGGCCTGACTCAGCTGGCGCAAAGCCTCTAACCGCTTCATCGGCGTTGCCGCGCGCGGCTCCATCTTGCGCGCCAGCTCCGGATCGAGCGTCGTCACCGACAGCGCCACCTTCACCAGATTGCGCTCGGCCATGCGCGAGAGAATGTCGAGATCGCGCGTCACCAGCGCCGATTTGGTGACGATGCCGACCGGGTGCCCGGCGCGGTCGAGCGTTTCGAGAATGCGCCGCATCACCTTGTAGCGCCGTTCGATCGGCTGATACGGGTCGGTATTGGTGCCGATCGCGATCACCTTCGGCGAGTAGTTCGGCGAAGAGAGCTCACGTTCAAGGAGGTCGGCTGCCTCCGGCTTGACGAAAAGTCTGGATTCGAAATCGAGCCCCGGCGACAGGCCGAGATAGGCATGCGTCGGCCGCGCGAAGCAATAGACGCAGCCATGCTCGCAGCCGCGATACGGGTTGATCGACCGGTCGAAACCGATGTCAGGCGACTCGTTCCGGGTGATGATCTTGCGCGTGGCATCGACCTGTACCGAGGTCTTGAACGGCGGCAGCTCTTCGAGCGAGCGCCAGCCGTCATCGAAAGCGACGCGCGCATGCGGCTCGTAGCGGCCGGAGGCGTTCGACTGCGCGCCGCGTCCTCGGCGGCGTTCGTGCTCGACGACGACGCCAAGCAGGCCGGTGAGATCATCGACCCGCAAGCCCTTTGCGCCCGCCGGCGCGGAGGGCAGCTCCGTTCCGCGATCGGAAATGGCGGTCCGATCAAGGTCCGCCGGCGGGCGTTTCAAGGCTGCAGGTCGTTGAGCCATGGTTCTTACCTAGTCTCGAAATGTGAACATAACAAGAACATTTTGAACTTGTTCCCTGAGGCCTCCGGTCGTGGCCCGCCTGCCTTTCCGCACATGATGTGGTAGCAACCGAAGGAAGAGCGGTTGTGTTCCCAAGGTCTTATGAAGCAGGCCAATGCTCAGCGTCATCGTCGCCACCCACGAATCGGAGCGCGCTTTGGTGCCGACGCTGTCTGCGCTGGTGCCCGGAGCGATGTCCGGACTCGTCAGCGAGGTGGTGGTTGCGGATGCCGGATCGAAGGACGCCACCGCCGAAGTGGCTGATATTGCTGGCTGTCGGTTCATCGCCTCGGGCGCCCCGCTCGGCGAGCGGCTCAGGACAGCCGCCCTCAGCACCCGGACACCCTGGCTGATGTTCCTGCGGGCCGGCGTCGTGCTCGACGCCGACTGGACCGCGGCGAGCGAGACCTTCATGCAGACAGCGTCTTTCAACGAAGCCGCGCCGCGCGCCGCCGTGTTCCGCGCCGCGGCCACGACCTCGGCCCAGCCGGGGTTCGGCGATGTCATCGCGCTGGTGCGCGCCGTATTCGCCGGCCGCAGGCCGTCTCCGGATCAGGGCCTTGTCGTGGCCCGCAATCTCTACGACGCCGTCGGCGGTCATCCCGCACATGCCGACGCCGAAGCGGCGCTGCTCGGCCAGCTCGGCCGCAAGGTCGCGCTGCTGGGCGCCGGCGCGCGGCGGGTGATCTGATACTTGACTTTGTCAACTAATTGGCCGACCGTGCGGCCATGCCTGCCCCCGGTCAATCGAAACAGCCCGCCAAGACGAAAGCCGCGCCGCCGGCCGACCATGTCGCCGCGGTGCGCCGCTTCAATCGCTTCTACACGCGCCAGATCGGCCTCTTGCGCAAAACCTATCTCGACACGCCCTACTCACTCGGCGAAATGCGCGTGCTGCATGAACTGGCGCATCCAAGCGTCGCGCAGCCGACAGCGAAAGACATCGGCCGCGCCCTCGATCTCGACGCCGGCTATTTGTCGCGTGTGCTGCGCAATTTCGAAAAGCGCGGCCTGATCAAGCGGACGACGTCGAAAGACGACGCACGACAAAGCCATCTGTCGTTGACCGCCCAGGGCCGGAAATTCTTCGCGCCCGCCGAAAAGCGCTCGGACGACGACGTCGCCGCCATGCTGACGACGCTTTCGGAAAGCGAGCAGAGCGAGTTGGTGGCCGCCATGCACCGCATTGAAAGGCTGCTCGAGAAGGACAACGGCTCGGCCGCCCCCCGCACCTACACGCTTCGCGACTTGAAGCCCGGCGATCTCGGCTGGATCGTCGCCGAACATGCCCGCGTCTATACGCGCGAATACAATTGGGACCATTCGTTCGAGGCCCTGG of the Undibacter mobilis genome contains:
- a CDS encoding uracil-DNA glycosylase, with product MIPASDINPRDLIEFYLEAGADAFVGEEPVDRFAAVEAPPVPKAAERAPTVREAAPVAAAPARTAAPPAPDEAAMAARAAAKSAATLDELRAILESFDGCALKATATRMVFADGNPQARVMLVGEAPGRDEDIEGLPFVGRSGKLLDQMLKAIGLDRTSVYIANIVPWRPPGNRTPTPQESAICLPFVLRQIELADPDILVCLGGPSAQTLLDIKDGITKTRGRWFTFNTGKRDIRAIATFHPAFLLRSPLQKRFAWRDMLAIKKALES
- a CDS encoding EamA family transporter — translated: MSIWSSWQVWAALAAVFAALTAIFAKIGVENVNSDFATFIRTIVILMTLALILVATGQFQSPGSVSPRTYVFLVLSGLATGASWICYFRALKIGEAAKVAPIDKLSVVLVAIFGVIFLGERLSGINWLGVALIAAGAILVAYR
- a CDS encoding cytochrome ubiquinol oxidase subunit I — translated: MDADPVLLARLQFAFTVVFHIIFPSFTIGLSAWLATLGGLWVYTGEERYQLLMRFWVKIFAVSFGMGVVSGIVLSYQFGTNWSRFSAFSGDVIGPLLGYEVLAAFFLEATFLGILLFGFSRVPPWLYTLSAAVVAFGTMSSAFWILAANSWMHTPVGYAVQNGVAVPVDWLQIIFNPSFPYRFAHMLNAAYLTTAFVVLGVGARFLLEGRHLSEGRTMLRMAIGLAVVLAPLQLFIGDQHGLNTLEHQPIKVAAMEGHWDGSKPADFHIFAWPDEKAGKNRFEISIPRGSSIILTHSLDGLIPGLLSVPPDQRPPVTIVFFAFRIMLALGFFMIAAALYGAFLWWRGTLFEARWFLRVVANTWWAGFVAVIAGWVVTESGRQPWLIYNVMRTADGISPVPGATVLGTLALFIVAYGIVFSFGIYYMNRLIKHGPDSGGHHDAPNFSGNPLAAAQPANREH
- the cydB gene encoding cytochrome d ubiquinol oxidase subunit II, producing MASMEMYLPLIWAALIGVSVAMYIILDGFDLGIGVLFPFTKSETERDQMMRTIAPFWDGNETWLILGGVGLFVAFPRAYAAIMPALYIPVIVMLVALVFRGVAFEFRTVSRSKRGWSFSFALGSTIATFAQGVILGGLVQGIEVSNREFSGGPFDWATPFSFLCGVSLVAGYALLGTTWLHMKTDGEVAARAQRQAKYWLITVLFFMAAVSVYTPIAEPRIAARWFSLPNFYFLWPVPTITALVAFACWHWIERDREVPPFLASIALFMLGYIGLVISNYPYLVPPSLTIWDTAASASSQVFMLIGTLFLLPMVLGYIIFVYWLFRGKVREGESYH
- a CDS encoding glycosyltransferase family 39 protein; translation: MHHVSLIIEFLRGRPKVVFWFVALSQGVLWTLIPALFYSSPPGDVPLVLAVGHEFLLGSYLGPPLAFWLAEIVFRAGGTFALYALSQVCIVVALWAVFTLGRSLVGTRHAVLAILLMAGIAAFTIPSPDFGPAVLAIPLWALAMMHYWRALGEGKRGSWFLLGVDLGLLLLTHYAGIVLVLLLILFTPLTRRGRAALRYPEPWLALLLLLVVIFPHAAWLVRSYPVVATTLRDSAVRSSALWFAGALIAVHLGLLLLAVLSSGLGRGRNERAPEIDRSPVEPAARGFVYFFALAPALVVIALAVIGERVPQAALLSSFGSLTTWSVLAPLVLLSGMAVVLAAGDRVLIYRERLVSSSWLALLVAPPLLIAISLFVVPWVFARDNRLAQPSGAEAQFFAETYQRRTGKPLQYVSGDARLAPLIAMMAPAGPQGRPHVFFAWAPQRSPWVSVDDVAANGGVLVWPAAANNAVPEDLRTQFPGLVPELPRQFDRAVQGRLPPVRIGWAVLRPPAQ
- a CDS encoding ribonuclease HII, coding for MARAAKSKPALKSAAKARLPLAEPILRPTFRRERRAFKAGIFPVAGCDEAGRGPLAGPVVSAAVILDPDRIPRGLNDSKKLDAEAREKLYEKICATAQVSVAFASVDRIDRDNILRASLWASARAVKALPVRPKLVFMDGNMKIDCGCDCEAVVSGDALVLSVAAASIVAKVTRDRYMMRLAETYPGYGFERHMGYAVPEHRRALKELGPTPHHRRFFAPVAARLAAMSEALAQPIEDVPQEALATVLPL
- a CDS encoding PA0069 family radical SAM protein codes for the protein MAQRPAALKRPPADLDRTAISDRGTELPSAPAGAKGLRVDDLTGLLGVVVEHERRRGRGAQSNASGRYEPHARVAFDDGWRSLEELPPFKTSVQVDATRKIITRNESPDIGFDRSINPYRGCEHGCVYCFARPTHAYLGLSPGLDFESRLFVKPEAADLLERELSSPNYSPKVIAIGTNTDPYQPIERRYKVMRRILETLDRAGHPVGIVTKSALVTRDLDILSRMAERNLVKVALSVTTLDPELARKMEPRAATPMKRLEALRQLSQAGVPTTVMVAPIIPALNDMEIERILDAAAAAGVKEAGYVMLRLPLEVRDLFREWLEANYPDRAGHVFRLVREMRGGKDYDSEWGTRMKGKGPYAWLIGRRFELACEKRGLNVAKRKLSTEHFRHPKPDDAQMSLF
- a CDS encoding glycosyl transferase is translated as MLSVIVATHESERALVPTLSALVPGAMSGLVSEVVVADAGSKDATAEVADIAGCRFIASGAPLGERLRTAALSTRTPWLMFLRAGVVLDADWTAASETFMQTASFNEAAPRAAVFRAAATTSAQPGFGDVIALVRAVFAGRRPSPDQGLVVARNLYDAVGGHPAHADAEAALLGQLGRKVALLGAGARRVI
- a CDS encoding bifunctional helix-turn-helix transcriptional regulator/GNAT family N-acetyltransferase, whose product is MPAPGQSKQPAKTKAAPPADHVAAVRRFNRFYTRQIGLLRKTYLDTPYSLGEMRVLHELAHPSVAQPTAKDIGRALDLDAGYLSRVLRNFEKRGLIKRTTSKDDARQSHLSLTAQGRKFFAPAEKRSDDDVAAMLTTLSESEQSELVAAMHRIERLLEKDNGSAAPRTYTLRDLKPGDLGWIVAEHARVYTREYNWDHSFEALVAQIVANFAENFDPAMERCWIAEMDGEPIGSVMLVKDEKPGTARIRLLIVSPKARGLGLGQRLTDECIAFARAKGYRAITLWTHECLTAARRCYQKRGFTLTSSENKMSFGQNVVAEFWDKTL